CTCCAGTTCAATGTCAACCATCCTGCATGCCAGCCTGTGAACAATCCTGTGTTGTCCAGACTCCAGCTGCAGTTCAATGCGTGCCACAATGCCAACAACAGTGCCAACAGCAATGTGTTCAAACTCAACCAATTCAACAATGTCAGCCACAATGTCAGCAACAATGTGTTCAACAATGTGCTCCAACCACTACTGCCGCTCCACAAATAATCAAGATTAACATGGAAATCTCTGCTCAGTGTGTTCCTCAATGCCAGCAATCATGCCAACAACAATGTGTTCAACAACAAGTTCCAGCCCAACAGTGCAATCAGCAATGCACCCAGCAATGCCAGACCACCTGCCAGCAAGCAGTTCCACAATGCCAACAACAGTGTGCTCCACAATGCCAACAACCATCAGCTCCACAGTGCCAGCAGTGCCAGAATACCTGCCAACAAGCTGCTCCAGTTTGTCAGCAACAGTGTGCTCCACAATGTCAACAGCAATCTGCACCAGCTTGCCAACAATGTCAGACTTCGTGCCAACAAACTCAACAGTGCCAACAACAATGTACTCCACAGTGCCAGCAACCATCTGCTCCACAATGCCAGCAATGCCAATCTGCATGCCAAGCTCCAGTTGCCACTACTGCTGCTCCACAAGCTGTCACAATCATTCTGGAAGCTTCAGTCTCCCAATCTGCACAATGTGAACCACAATGCCAGCAATCATGCCAACAGCAATGCGTTCAGCAGCAACAACCAATGCAACAATGTGCTCCAGCTTGCACCCAATCATGCTCTCAATCCTGTTCTGCTGCTCAACCAGCCCAGATGCCATGCCAGACACAATCAGTCAACTCCTGCTCGTGCCAGCAAAACTATTCTCCATGTGGAAATGGACAGTGTTGCAAGAGAAAGTAGACATCGAATGCGTAACTTTGACATCAGTTCTCTGTATATATGacacaattttctcatttttttcacaataaataataataatgctTGAAATAATTTACTTCTAACTTCCAAATAATTTCTTCGATAATCAGCAACAAATAAAGtcccataaatttttttcacaaaacattATTTCTAAATGCCACGGTATTTTTTTACTCCTGCGGtaaatgaaataaaacttCACGCAATCCAGCAgtacattttttacaatttttgaatatttctcaaTCATTTCTGCATTTGGAAGTCGTTTGGTAAGTTCTTTTGAACATGATTTGAACCAAATAAAGTTTATATGATTTAGacaagaaatttaaaagtgaaaacCAATGTCATGGTATTCAAAGATTTACGTAGCAGTGCGAGAATACCGCGCTAAACATAAAATCACTGGATGGATTTTGACGAGATGTCTCAATGTACTTCTTTTCATTCAACTTATTTTGCTCTGGTGGTCGTGAGTCATTCTTGATTGTTTGCGAATCATTTAACTGGGTCTTTTGCAGACTTTATATGTACGTGACAGTGACAATTGGTTATTACGTTCAGTCAACAATTCAAGCAACCATTTATTTGATTGTTGGATCATTTCTGTTTGTTATGTCAATGTGGAGTCTTGCAAAAACGTTGTTCACGAGAGTTGGCAGAGTTCCAGAAAGATATCGACCTAGTAAAGAACTTGAAGATAGATTGAAAGCAGTCACACCGatggagaaaaatcgatacgtGGTAGAGAAATCGACACCTGAACAGgtaaagtgaaaaaatcaaaataagtGGTTTAATCTTGTCttgattgttttgttttttattattatttgtttattttatggATGCTAAATACACTTTATATAATACACCAACAAAGTTTTCAGCTTGCACAACAAAATACTATTTTGGAGGAGATGTGTACTTACTGTAAAGTAGTCGTCGCTGAATGTGATCAAGTGGGAAGGCTCAAGTATTGTTACGAGTGCGGACATATCAAACCGGATCGTGCCCGACATTGTAGCTCATGTGGGAAGTGTTGCATTAAGTATGATCATCACTGTCCATGGATAAACATGTGTGTTACACACGTCAATTACAAGTACTTTCTACTCTACATTATCTACACcagttttcttgtttattgGTATTTGCTCACTTCACTAGAAGGTGCTGTTCGATATTTTATCAATCAACAATGGACCGATGAATTGGGAAAGTTTTTGTTCTACTTGTTCAGTTTTATTGTCGGCGGAGTGTTTGGTTACTATCCACTCGGTGAACTTATCATATTCCATTATCAATTGATCTCATTGAACGAGACAACTGTCGAACAAACAAAACCAGCTCTTCTAAGATTTGATAATGCAGCTGACTACAATATGgggaaatataataattttcaatcagtGTTTGGATGGGGATTATGGCTGTGTCCAATTGATTCCAGCACCCAGGATGGTCTGCATTTCGACATAAGGTATTTTagaatttcgtttaaaaatcagtttagcACTACAAAACGTGCGCAATAAAGtatttctttctgaaaatttttcttgtataTAAGCTAATCagatatttttccagatacgTCAACACCCAGCAACGGAATCGATTTGTTAGAATTGAGGAGGAACCATCAAGTACTCAAAGTTCGCAGTCATCGATTCAATGATTCGGTTTAATGAAACTTTccttgatgtttttttttaaattaatttttgttcgtATCTATATACAGTGCTCCacaaaatgatacggccacccctAAATTTTGGTATAACTCAAAACTGGGTTAAGATAGCAAAACATAGTTTCATGTGAAAATGTTCGTTGTACTGGCTAGCTTTGAGATAAGTGATGGAAATATACCCGAAGCGTtcgtaaaaaagaaaaaaaaacattttttcatgaaaaactatttaaaaaactccacaaaatgatacggccaGGTGGTAGAAAAGTAGGAAAACTTAGAAAAATAAGGAACAAGAGATGATTAATAATCCACGGGATGAGCTCTTGTACTAATCACATCAAAAACGCGTGAATCCATGAAAAGTTAAAGATTGTCCAGGAGAGTTTGGTCAACTTTATGCCATGCGTCAAGAATTGCTCTTTTGAGGTCGTTAACATTGCTATTGTTTCCATCGTAAATCTTTCTCATCATGAATCCCCAAACGTTTTAAATTATGTTTATGTCCGGGGAGCAGGCAGGCGAGTCGGGAACAGGGAGCCCTCTGTCACTTATCCACTTGATTGTACGACGCGCGCGGTGACAAGGCGCTCCATCTTGTTGGTAAGTGTATTTTCTGGACCTGTTTCGACGGATAAACGGTATCAAACCGCGCCTCATCACATATCTGTAATCGCATCCGCAAACTGGATACGATTTTGGCGGTGTTTTTTGGTGACGCATGGAgcctttctcaattttcttcttttaatAAATTGGGACTTCGAAAGAACTCGTCGTACGGTCTCAACATACACTGGCAGGTTCATCTCGCTCTTTATTTTCGAGCAAGTCACTGTTGAATTGGATGCTCGACAAACGATATTCCGCTTGTCCCGATCAGAAAAAAGTGGTGGGCGACCAGAAGACTTTTTGGGGCCATAAGCCGCAGGATTGGAAGCATATCGAGAAATCATATCTCTCGAACGATTCAAATTACGAGAAATCTGACGATGCGATGTGGAGCACTGTACTTATTCACACTtgatttcatctgaaattcatatcaaatgtttttaaagcGAAGAAATACCTTCAAATCAAAGGACAAAAAGAACAATTAATCATTGTTTGATATTCGAGTGCCACGTCATAATATTAGCCTCTGGAACAAGGGCATTTCTGATTCTTCACTTGTATCCCAAAACAGAATCATAAACAGTTCTTCCCTTCCGTTGCAAATTGCATTTCGCGAATTGCGCTCACGGAACCTGAAATTTGTTAGAATTCTTTTAGAAAAACAGACCACACCCGACAGgacagaaaaatcgaattcttgTCTTTTTATCACTCATTTACAATTCCATTTTACTCACCTTTTCTCAATGTCAGACGAAGTAATTCACATACATAGATGTCAATTTACTATATAGCcttcaaaacaaaaacgaagttatttttctcttcctatttttaaacaaaaattttccccAAAAGATTTTTGTAATTGTCAGGCGAATATTTCAGAAACCATTTCATTTCACATAAATaggctttaaaattttctgtaaaatttggggttttcaataaatgtagAGCAACAATCTTAATGGTTGACTTCCAAGAATTTTGATAGCTGTAAACTGAGAAGTTGCAACTTTTTgactttaatttgaaataatttgttttaatcGTTGAATATAACTTTTGATTATTTCAGCACTGTAAACTGTGAACAGTTCCCAtataaactgaaaatgagGACGAAAACGCGAATACGttgcttttgaaaataactttataGTTTCGATGGTTTCATAATAGGATTTCTCGCAACACTTTTTCACATTGTACTAGTTTCTGATCTCCCAACTTGTATTTCTTTTTATGAGAATTGAAGTGAAACCTGTCTTGTAAGGTCACTCACTGATACTGATTGATCGACGTTGATTCATTTTCAAGATActagacaaaaaataaattgaggaAGTGATAAGACTGTGAAAACAGTTTATTTTCACATGAGATCTGAACTATAAAAtgcttttatttattatttccaGACATTTTAGTAGATTTAACATAACAAGTATCTTCAAATGTTGTTGATGAACTTTAGTTGATCTTGATCACATATTTGATATATCACGCTGAAAACtatctgcaaaaataaaaacaaaaataaagtcGATGTGATagatttgaatgattttttgtcCGAATTGTTGATCGCTTGATTAGattataaatttctgaagGTTGATGATCAGTAGCCAATTACATTAGATATTTTCTGAAGGTTAGCACATTTTCACTCATAGCTTAAAGTGCGTATACGTATAAAGTCTTTCCGGTCttctaatattaaaaattaaaaatcaataaagaaaaataactcataaagatcttcaaaaaaaggttTACACTAAAAATCATCACCATCCAGTATCAATCGATGACccaaataattttaagttgAATCAGTTGGTGAACATGAGTAAAACACATAGGTTTGATATCtgatttgttgatttttgagtgatttgaCATCTTTCTCTCATACCATACCTATATTTTTCGCGCCCACCCGCAAAAGAACCGAAAAAGAATTGAAGACATGTAGTCTGTGACTGTAGGGTGATACCCAAGAGGTTTATTTTCGCGCTCTACTGCTGATTCTGAAGGcggtttttatcaaaaaccgAACAGAGGCCGTCAATTGACCGTTGGTTCTTCGATTGATTCTTCTACCATCCAAGATGAACACAAATCACTCCCATCTCTTCCCATTTAACCTTTTTTGGGAATCTTCATTTTGAgtcattttcagaagatttcAAACATGGAGGACGTCGACTTGGGCAAGGACCGAACTCAACTCATTGATTTTGTATATGCAGTTAGTTTGTAAATGACATTGACAACCTTAAATTCGAGAAGTCATATCTTTTTCTATTAACCTGGCAAACCTTCAAGTGAAAATTGTTTAGGCagctttcaaaagttttgcacTGAGATCAGCCATGTTTTCATTAAGATcaattaccgtattttctctatcAGACTTGCACTCCCCCTGCTTTACTTTGATGACTTATATCTTGGATGTGTTTGTGCAAGTTTAATAGGGAAAATATGATagatgaatcaaaaattaatctttagttcaaacttttattcattctaatatttttgtatttttatttggttcttcccttttattttttgttaccgTAGTTTAACCAACTTTGGCACTTTCCACCCATATTATTGttcaaattattatattaaactaaaattcaaaaaacttatctcactttttttactgaattaactttcaaattaaaataagtCGAGTTTAATCTTTGGCGTCAATTAATGTTTTCAATGTATCTAACAAAACAGTTTAAATCATACGACTTCCTATTTCTATTTCGAAACAAATAAGTAGGCGTCGATataatttttatctttttttattgaatggGGGTCAGAAAGACTAAGAACTAAGGTTCAAGGATGAGTGACggcatttcaaatttattctcCAGACTTTTGTCGTCACCTACAAAATGATTGTATTTTTCTTACAGAATGGAAATGGATCAGCATCAAACTTGAATAACAGAAATAATATTCCATTGTCGGAAAAAGCGGCAAAAGAACCTCTTCAAACTCAACCCCAAGAAGCTCCACCGGCACCGAAACCCAAAGTACAGAAACAAAAACCACctgtaaaaccaaaaaagcgAATTGCATGCAGTCCAGGATCAGCAATATGTCTATTCTTGCTCGCAGTTGCTGCAATTATATTTGCAGCTTTCCTCGGGCATTATcttacaaaacaaaattacgaAATGATGCAATTCAAAAGTGCCAACGAGTCGATGACAACCTGTAAAAATTTGTGAGTTTCATGTACTAATAAAGCTGAGATGGAGGACTCCAAACCCCCTTGCCCTCTGAGTGCGGACGTGGTGACAAAATTAATCCTGACAGTGGAAATCAATTATTTATATGGAACagtaatattcaaatttgagtTGGAGCTCCTTttgtctgcaaaaaaaaatcaaaattagcATTGTAAGGTTTAAAAGTAACAATGGAAACGTCATATCAATCCTATACAAcatacaaaaaacaaaaggtTATAGTAATCTGTAATTTCAGCACAAGATCCCATAAGAAACATCAGGATATTGTAAATGAAGAGGATGCTGATGAGAATGCCTCAATCAAGCAGCCAACAAAAGAAGAATTAGCTCTACCAAAGAACGTGCAACCTGTTTGGTATGTTAACActttaaaatcataatttctACCTTCAATTATTCTAGTTTgggttttataaaaaatcgactATATATGTTAGATCTTGAagacaaaaactttcaaaccaCACGACGTTGTACTGAGATTTTCAATTACATATATTGATGACACTTGCGTTGAAGTGAAACATTTTATCTAAAAGAGAGCTATTTTATAGGTACGATGTTAGCCTTTCTCCAAAAGTTGGTGGCAACGGAACCATGGGATTAGCTCATGTAAAGTTGAATATCGAAGAGCCAACCAACAAGATTGTTCTAAATGCTAAGGACATTGAATTCacaagaaatttggaaaagattCAACTTTCGAAAGAAGTTACTAAAAGAGCAAAGGTTATTTTCTCTGTTCTGGAGACACGCTaacaacttttcattttagaAATCGGTCGATTCCGGTACAAACTCAACATCCGAAATGCCAGAAGGTTCCGGAGAAGAAGCAATGGCAACGACTGCTACTACAACCACAACTGAGTCAACAACCCCTGTTTCGTCTTTTGTTGATACAGGAATCAAAGTGACAAACATTGAATTTGACGAGAACTTGGAGAAAGTCACTTTGACTTTGGatcaagaattgaaaaaaggaagtACCGTTGTTCTCAAGATTCCATTTACATCAAAAGTTTCCAATAATAATGGATTAAAAGAatacaaatacaaaaattctgaaggAAAAGAACAAAGCATGTTCACAACTCAACCAAGTTATTCTTATTTACGTCATGTGTTCCCAAGCTTTGATCAAGAAGCATTCAAAGCTCCAGCTGCAATCACTTTAATGCATTCAAAAGGATCAATTGTTGTTGCT
This is a stretch of genomic DNA from Caenorhabditis elegans chromosome V. It encodes these proteins:
- the pqn-2 gene encoding Prion-like-(Q/N-rich)-domain-bearing protein (Product from WormBase gene class pqn;~Confirmed by transcript evidence), which encodes MRFFAIAALLVSSCFLIEATTIRDKRQSCGCAPRVQPSCSCQRTTYTQPQQYSCSCQNTAPVQKSCSCAQPVQQQTYQIQASQCAPACQQSCQNQCQSAPSVSQCQSTCQQSCQTSSCYTPTTPAPVQCQPSCMPACEQSCVVQTPAAVQCVPQCQQQCQQQCVQTQPIQQCQPQCQQQCVQQCAPTTTAAPQIIKINMEISAQCVPQCQQSCQQQCVQQQVPAQQCNQQCTQQCQTTCQQAVPQCQQQCAPQCQQPSAPQCQQCQNTCQQAAPVCQQQCAPQCQQQSAPACQQCQTSCQQTQQCQQQCTPQCQQPSAPQCQQCQSACQAPVATTAAPQAVTIILEASVSQSAQCEPQCQQSCQQQCVQQQQPMQQCAPACTQSCSQSCSAAQPAQMPCQTQSVNSCSCQQNYSPCGNGQCCKRK
- the spe-10 gene encoding Palmitoyltransferase spe-10 (Confirmed by transcript evidence) — protein: MSWYSKIYVAVREYRAKHKITGWILTRCLNVLLFIQLILLWWSLYMYVTVTIGYYVQSTIQATIYLIVGSFLFVMSMWSLAKTLFTRVGRVPERYRPSKELEDRLKAVTPMEKNRYVVEKSTPEQLAQQNTILEEMCTYCKVVVAECDQVGRLKYCYECGHIKPDRARHCSSCGKCCIKYDHHCPWINMCVTHVNYKYFLLYIIYTSFLVYWYLLTSLEGAVRYFINQQWTDELGKFLFYLFSFIVGGVFGYYPLGELIIFHYQLISLNETTVEQTKPALLRFDNAADYNMGKYNNFQSVFGWGLWLCPIDSSTQDGLHFDIRYVNTQQRNRFVRIEEEPSSTQSSQSSIQ